The Candidatus Margulisiibacteriota bacterium genomic sequence AAAATTATTCTTTATTATACTAGTAAATTATGCCAGAAAATAAATCGAATGAGTTTGTTCAGAGAATGATTACGAGTAACGATCTTAGACCAGGAACTACATTTAAGCTGCCTGACGGCATCTTCCGCGTTATATCGTACAATCATAATAAGCAAGCGAGAGGCAGTGCTGTCGTAACAACAAAATTAAGAAATATTCTTACCGGATCAACGGTCAACAAAACCTTTCGAGGCGGTGAAAAAATAGAAGACATAAAAATCGAAATGAGACCGATGCAATTCTTATATAACGAAGATGCTAAGTATTATTTCATGAACCAGTCAACCTATGACCAGCTGGAAATTCCGGAAGATATTATTGGTGAAGACAAGTATTACTTAAAGGAAGAAATGATCATATCGATCCAGTTCTTCGAAGAAAAAATAATTGGGATCACATTACCGGCCAATGTAGAATTAAAAATAGAATATACTGAACCTGGGGTCAAAGGAGATACAGTCTCCGGAGCTACGAAACCGGCGAAACTTGAAACAGGATTATCAGTTAATGTACCTCTTTTCGTAAATCCCGGAGAAATTATTAGGGTTGATACCCGGACAGGGGCATATATAGAGAGAGTTAAATAGTCTTATGCAAGTTATAGATGGCTAGAGGCCTAACCATAACTAGTAACTGATTGCTGTTAACGAAAAAACAACATGGAGGTATTATAAGAATGGATTTAAAGGAAATAAAAAATTTAATATCAATAGTTGAGAAAGCTAATATTAGCTCCTTTGCGATCGAAGAGGACAATATTAAAATCGAAATCAAAAAGGAAACATTAGCAGCTGCAGGTCATCTTCCCCAAAGCTATACTATACCGATGGTTAATTACAATTCTGCTACACCTAACGCAACTCAATATCAACCTACTTCGCCTATAGAAAACAAACCACAGTCTGAAGTTGCACCGGACCTCACCCTGGCATACATAAAATCACCGATGGTGGGTACCTATTACTCATCACCAAGCCCTGAAGCTCCAATGTTTGTTAAGGTTGGGGAAAGAATCGAAAAAGGCGCAACCATTTGCATTATCGAAGCAATGAAACTTTTTAACGAGATAGAATCAGAGCATTCCGGAACTGTGGAAAAAATCCTGGTTAAAAACGGGGAACCTGTTGAATACGGGCAACCGCTCTTTGCTATTCGATTGGCCTAATAGAAAAGAAATATGCAAAAAAATCAAACAACTAAATGGGTTTATTTAACTTCTGCTGAAAATAACAGCCAAGACATCTCGACTAATTTAAATATATCTTCCTATGTCACAAAAATTTTATTGAATAGAAACATCAAAACAGCTGAGGAAGCAAACAACTTCCTCTTTCCGCTCTTTGACTCGTTGCCTGAAACAAAAATCCCTCATGTTGAAAATGCTGCAAAAATAGTTTATTCAGCAATTAAAGAAAACAAAAAATTCGTAGTTTACGGCGATTACGATGTTGACGGCATCACCGGGACAACACTCCTCACGGATGCCCTCAGAAATTTTAACGTGCAAACGGAATTTTACATACCTCACCGGTATACGGAAGGATATGGGCTCAATTGTGACGCGGTCCGGTCTTTTGCCGGACAAGGATTCGATTTTATCATAACTGTCGACTGCGGCATAAGTAATGTAAAAGAAATAAAACTAGCCCGCCAACTTGGATTAGACGTTATTGTCATAGATCACCACACTCCTCCGCCGGAGCTTCCGGAAGCAAGCGCAATCGTAAACCCGAAACTTAACCCTTCACACTTGCCATATTACCATTTATCTGGTGTCGGAGTTGCCTACAAGTTTATCGAAATGCTCTTCCAGACTGCACAGATAGACCGATCGAAAATCCCATCTTATTATCTTGAGCTTGTCGCACTTGGGACAATTACGGATATCGTCCCGCTCTTAAAAGAAAATCGAACACTGACCTACTACGGATTAAGCAAGTTAAACCAAACCCAAAACATAGGAATAAATAACCTAAAAAAAATTGCTTCTCTCAAAAAAAAGGTAAATACCTACGCTGTCGGGTTCATCCTCGGGCCACGATTAAATGCTGCGGGGAGACTTGAACACGCATCCCTCGGAGTTAAGCTCCTGCTCACTAAAAATGAAACTGAAGCCTGGCAACTGTCAAACCATCTGCATTCTATAAATGAAACTCGAAAATCGACGGGGAAACTGATTAAAGAAACAATCATAGAAATTCTCACAACCAGCTATGATCTGGTTCACCAGAAAAGTATTGTTATTGCACGTGAAGCCTGGCATCCGGGAATTATTGGGGTTGTATCGAGCCAGATAGCATCACAGTTTTGCCGGCCTACTGTTTTGATTGCAATTAATGAAGGAAAAGGAAGAGGTTCCGTTAGAAGTGTCGCTAATATTGACATATTTACCCCGCTCTCAAAATGCAGTCATCTCTTCACAGCATTCGGAGGACACAAAGAAGCTGCAGGTTTTGAAATATTAACGGAAAACATCCCGGCATTCGAGGTCCAATTCAAGCAAATCATTGATGAACTCGTATCATTCGAAGATCTTCAACCAGTAATAAAAATTGATCTTGATCTTAAACCAAAAGACATTACCTTAAAATTAGCCAAGGAGATCATGCTCCTTGAACCCTTCGGGCAATCAAATCCGGAACCTGTATTTTGCACCAAAGACATGTACCCGATTGACTTCAGGACGGTTGGAGACGGATCACACCTGCATATTACTTTTTCCGATGGAATGAAGCTTTTCACCGCTATCGGCTTTGGAATGAGTTCGGAAATTGATAAATTGCAAACTGGATCAGTTGATATTGTTTACCACTTAAAAATCAACGAATGGAATAAGAACACCTCTGTTCAGCTACAACTCATTGATATACAAAAAAGTGATTAATGCTATGAAGGAACAATCCAGACATAAACAACTAATTACCCGCCAAATATTAGCTATTATCCATATAATTCCTTACTAAAATAATTTCACTTTATTTCATGATTTGTGCTAAAATGAGCTTGTAAAAAATCGAAGAAAGGAACAATCTATGGACCTCAAGCACTACATAAGAGACATACAGGATTTTCCTAAACCAGGAATTATATTCAAAGATATCACTACACTACTTAAAGATAGAAAAGCTTTTAATTACGCTATCGAAGAACTCAAAAAAGCTCTTAACGATCAGGATATCGATGCCATCGCCGGGATAGAGTCCAGAGGGTTTATATTCGGTTCTGCCTTAGCCTTTTCCATGGGAATCGGCTTCATTCCGGTAAGAAAGTTCGGGAAATTGCCATCAACAACCTTCGACGTAGAATATGAGTTAGAGTACGGCACCGATCAATTGAGCATTCACACTGATGCCATTGTAGCTGGCCAGAAGATTGCCATTATTGACGACGTTCTGGCAACAGGAGGAACTGCACGCGCAACTGCCGACCTCATAGAAAAAGCCGGCGGCGAAGTTTCTTCATTAGGCTTCATCATGGGATTATCTTTTTTAAAAGGCCTGGAAAAAATAAATAAGTTTAATGTGATTACTTTAATTAATTATTAATTGCCTCATTGATTTTTTGCGAAGGCATAGTAACAACTTATGAAAGCTATGTATAAATATTTAGCTTTCTTTATAAAAATAGCGGATTGTGAATTATAGTATGAATAATGTTAGCATAACATCAATAATCGAAAATATAAAAAAATACAATTCCATACCTGACATTAAGCTCATTGCGGAAGCTTACGCCTACGCGTTAGAGTCACACAAAGAACAAAAAAGGCTGTCCGGAGAAGCATACATCAATCATCCGCTGCAAGTAGCGTACATCCTTTCAACACTTGAAGTCGATGAAACAACCATCGCTGCTGCGCTTCTTCACGATACCATTGAGGATGCAAATGTCTCAAAAAAAATGCTCGAAGATAAGTTCGGACACGAAGTTGCGTACCTGGTAGAGGGCGTTACAAAATTAGGCATGATAAGTTTCTCGTCCAGGGAAGAACATCAGGCAGAAAACTTCAGGAAAATGTTTTTGGCTATGGCTACAGATATTCGGGTTATTATTATTAAACTTGCTGACCGGCTCCACAACATGCGTACCTTAAAGCACGTATCAGAGGAAAAGCAAAAAAGGATATCTCTCGAAACACAGGAAATCTATGCGCCATTAGCCCATCGTCTTGGCATGGGAAATATTAAATGGGAACTGGAGGATCTCAGTTTCCGTTACCTCAACCCAGAAAAATATCATGAAATACGAGACCTTGTCAGCGAAAAAAGAGTCGAGCGGGAAAAGTACATCCAAACATTCGTAGACAATATTAAAACCAATTTAAAGTCAGCAGGAATTGATGCCGATATATACGGCAGACCGAAACATTTCTGGAGCATTTACCTTAAATTAATTTCGCAAAACTTAGATTTCAGGGATCTCTACGACCTTTTTGCAATCAGAATTATCGTAAGCACCTTAAAAGACTGCTATGGTGTCCTTGGTATCATACATGCATTATATAAACCGTTACCTGGCCGATTCAAAGATTATATTGCCATGCCCAAGATCAATATGTACCAATCACTCCATACAACACTCATAGGACCAAAAGGAAGGCCTATCGAAGTACAAATACGCACACAGGAAATGCATCGGGTATCTGAATATGGCATTGCTGCACATTGGCGCTACAAGGACGGCAAAGCTAAAGACAGAGATTTTGAAATGAAGCTTTCCTGGCTTAGACAACTCATTGAATGGCAAAAAGACTTTATTGACGCCAAAGACTATATGGCAAACCTAAAGCTGGATCTCTTTACGGACGAATCATTTGTGTTTACTCCAAAAGGAGATGTTTTCGGGCTTCCTATGGGTTCGACCCCGGTAGATTTTGCTTATCACATACACACTGAAGTCGGACACCGATGTATAGGGGCCAAAGTAAATGGCAAAATCGTACCTCTTAATTACAAATTACAAAATGGAGATATTGTTGAAATCATTACCTCAAAATCCGACAATCCGCACCTTAACTGGCTTAATTTCGCAGTAACCAATGAAGCTAAACAGAAAATCAAAGGCTGGTTCAGAAAACAGAATATAGAAGAAAAAATAGAAAAAGGGAAAGAAACCCTTATCTCTGAAATTAAAAAACAATTATTAAACAACTTCTCTGACGTCATTTTTCGAGATCTTATTAAACATATTCTGGAAAAGTTTAATTTACCAAAAGAAGATGATCTATATATAGGTATCGGACAAGGCGAGATATCGATGAAACATATTATCGACTTCGTCAGAAATCATATCGAATTAAAATCCAACAAGCCTGAACCCCCGATAGAAACAATACTCAGTAAAAAACCGAAGGAATTCGTGATCAAAGATAATATTAAGATCCAGGG encodes the following:
- the efp gene encoding elongation factor P: MITSNDLRPGTTFKLPDGIFRVISYNHNKQARGSAVVTTKLRNILTGSTVNKTFRGGEKIEDIKIEMRPMQFLYNEDAKYYFMNQSTYDQLEIPEDIIGEDKYYLKEEMIISIQFFEEKIIGITLPANVELKIEYTEPGVKGDTVSGATKPAKLETGLSVNVPLFVNPGEIIRVDTRTGAYIERVK
- the accB gene encoding acetyl-CoA carboxylase biotin carboxyl carrier protein, with the protein product MDLKEIKNLISIVEKANISSFAIEEDNIKIEIKKETLAAAGHLPQSYTIPMVNYNSATPNATQYQPTSPIENKPQSEVAPDLTLAYIKSPMVGTYYSSPSPEAPMFVKVGERIEKGATICIIEAMKLFNEIESEHSGTVEKILVKNGEPVEYGQPLFAIRLA
- the recJ gene encoding single-stranded-DNA-specific exonuclease RecJ; translation: MQKNQTTKWVYLTSAENNSQDISTNLNISSYVTKILLNRNIKTAEEANNFLFPLFDSLPETKIPHVENAAKIVYSAIKENKKFVVYGDYDVDGITGTTLLTDALRNFNVQTEFYIPHRYTEGYGLNCDAVRSFAGQGFDFIITVDCGISNVKEIKLARQLGLDVIVIDHHTPPPELPEASAIVNPKLNPSHLPYYHLSGVGVAYKFIEMLFQTAQIDRSKIPSYYLELVALGTITDIVPLLKENRTLTYYGLSKLNQTQNIGINNLKKIASLKKKVNTYAVGFILGPRLNAAGRLEHASLGVKLLLTKNETEAWQLSNHLHSINETRKSTGKLIKETIIEILTTSYDLVHQKSIVIAREAWHPGIIGVVSSQIASQFCRPTVLIAINEGKGRGSVRSVANIDIFTPLSKCSHLFTAFGGHKEAAGFEILTENIPAFEVQFKQIIDELVSFEDLQPVIKIDLDLKPKDITLKLAKEIMLLEPFGQSNPEPVFCTKDMYPIDFRTVGDGSHLHITFSDGMKLFTAIGFGMSSEIDKLQTGSVDIVYHLKINEWNKNTSVQLQLIDIQKSD
- a CDS encoding adenine phosphoribosyltransferase — encoded protein: MDLKHYIRDIQDFPKPGIIFKDITTLLKDRKAFNYAIEELKKALNDQDIDAIAGIESRGFIFGSALAFSMGIGFIPVRKFGKLPSTTFDVEYELEYGTDQLSIHTDAIVAGQKIAIIDDVLATGGTARATADLIEKAGGEVSSLGFIMGLSFLKGLEKINKFNVITLINY
- a CDS encoding (p)ppGpp synthetase, translating into MNNVSITSIIENIKKYNSIPDIKLIAEAYAYALESHKEQKRLSGEAYINHPLQVAYILSTLEVDETTIAAALLHDTIEDANVSKKMLEDKFGHEVAYLVEGVTKLGMISFSSREEHQAENFRKMFLAMATDIRVIIIKLADRLHNMRTLKHVSEEKQKRISLETQEIYAPLAHRLGMGNIKWELEDLSFRYLNPEKYHEIRDLVSEKRVEREKYIQTFVDNIKTNLKSAGIDADIYGRPKHFWSIYLKLISQNLDFRDLYDLFAIRIIVSTLKDCYGVLGIIHALYKPLPGRFKDYIAMPKINMYQSLHTTLIGPKGRPIEVQIRTQEMHRVSEYGIAAHWRYKDGKAKDRDFEMKLSWLRQLIEWQKDFIDAKDYMANLKLDLFTDESFVFTPKGDVFGLPMGSTPVDFAYHIHTEVGHRCIGAKVNGKIVPLNYKLQNGDIVEIITSKSDNPHLNWLNFAVTNEAKQKIKGWFRKQNIEEKIEKGKETLISEIKKQLLNNFSDVIFRDLIKHILEKFNLPKEDDLYIGIGQGEISMKHIIDFVRNHIELKSNKPEPPIETILSKKPKEFVIKDNIKIQGLDGILVHISKCCSPIPGDEIIGFITKGHGISIHKHSCHNISTKKNIERAVPVDWGIQGKERYPVDISIEGYDRIGTLKEIVSEIANMKINVVKANVQTQKKTNTYIANLTLEVTDLQELNKALGMLKQIKDVFKAYRIER